In Geobacter anodireducens, a genomic segment contains:
- a CDS encoding Fis family transcriptional regulator, translating into MRKTKILVVDDEHLIRWSLEQNLKKQGYDVVSAGNGEDALRIVREEQPDLVLLDIQLPGISGLEALEKIKEYDEEILVIMVTAHGALETAVHAMRLGAYDYINKPFNLDEMSIVIRKALETSDLRREVQRLRSEQSRKFGPPDIIGASRHMKNVLDMMEKVAKSDASTVLIQGESGTGKELVAKWIHYQSARAEKPFVAINCAAVPATLLESELFGHEKGAFTDAKAMKKGLFELADGGTVFLDEIGDMEMGMQAKLLRFLEERTFRRIGGTKAFAVDVRIISATNRDLLKAIEEKNFRNDLYYRLQVIPIYLPPLRERKEDILQLVNHFIEVFNREFNKHVTGISKMAEKLLLEYHWPGNIRELKNVIERAIILGNEDTLLLEHLPLEIVAKASNQTTGLATFKLPPDGVDIEEVEKELIRQSLEMSEWNQSKAAKKLNLGIDAFRYRMKKFGFLK; encoded by the coding sequence GTGAGAAAGACAAAGATACTGGTGGTGGACGATGAGCACCTCATCCGTTGGTCCCTTGAACAGAACCTGAAGAAGCAGGGGTATGACGTGGTTTCCGCCGGTAACGGCGAGGATGCCTTGCGGATCGTCCGGGAGGAGCAGCCCGACCTGGTGCTGCTCGATATCCAGTTGCCGGGGATAAGCGGCCTGGAAGCGCTGGAAAAGATCAAGGAATACGACGAGGAAATCCTCGTCATCATGGTGACCGCCCACGGCGCCCTGGAGACGGCGGTCCATGCCATGAGGCTCGGCGCCTACGATTACATCAACAAGCCGTTCAACCTGGACGAAATGTCCATCGTCATCCGCAAGGCACTGGAAACCTCCGATCTGCGCCGGGAGGTCCAGCGGCTCCGCAGCGAACAGTCGCGCAAGTTCGGTCCCCCCGACATCATCGGTGCCAGCCGGCACATGAAGAACGTTCTGGACATGATGGAAAAGGTGGCCAAGAGCGATGCCTCCACGGTCCTGATCCAGGGGGAATCCGGCACCGGCAAGGAGCTGGTGGCCAAGTGGATCCATTACCAGTCTGCCCGCGCGGAAAAGCCGTTTGTGGCCATCAACTGCGCGGCAGTACCTGCCACGCTTCTGGAAAGCGAGCTGTTCGGCCACGAGAAAGGCGCCTTTACCGACGCCAAGGCAATGAAAAAAGGTCTCTTCGAGCTGGCCGACGGGGGCACCGTCTTCCTCGACGAGATCGGCGACATGGAGATGGGAATGCAGGCGAAGCTCCTGCGCTTCCTGGAGGAAAGGACCTTTCGCCGGATCGGCGGCACCAAGGCCTTTGCCGTTGACGTGCGGATCATCTCCGCCACCAACCGCGACCTGCTGAAGGCCATTGAGGAGAAGAATTTCCGCAACGATCTCTACTACCGGCTCCAGGTGATTCCCATTTACCTGCCCCCGCTCCGGGAGCGCAAGGAAGACATCCTGCAACTGGTCAACCACTTCATCGAGGTGTTCAACCGCGAATTCAACAAGCACGTGACCGGCATCTCGAAGATGGCCGAGAAGCTGCTCCTGGAATACCACTGGCCCGGCAATATCCGTGAGCTCAAGAACGTGATCGAGCGGGCCATCATCCTTGGCAACGAAGACACGCTGCTGCTGGAGCACCTGCCCCTGGAAATCGTTGCCAAGGCATCCAACCAGACCACGGGACTGGCGACCTTCAAGCTCCCGCCCGACGGGGTCGATATTGAAGAGGTTGAAAAGGAACTGATCCGCCAATCCCTGGAAATGAGCGAGTGGAACCAGTCCAAGGCTGCCAAGAAGCTTAATCTGGGAATCGATGCGTTCCGTTACCGGATGAAGAAGTTCGGCTTCCTTAAATAA
- a CDS encoding transketolase, whose amino-acid sequence MIATRDAYGQTLAELGEENGGIVVLDADLSGSTKTSVFAKKFPDRFFNMGIAEANMVSTAAGLAAAGKIPFVSTFAIFAVGRAWEQVRQSVAYPRANVKVVATHGGITVGEDGGSHQSVEDIAIMRAVPNMTVIVPADGPETARAIRAAAAHRGPVYVRLGRNKVPTVTSPDIPFEIGKGAQLADGTDLTFVTTGLMTAQALAAAELLSREGVSARVVHMATIKPLDGEVLLRAAQETGAIVTAEEHSIVGGLGGAVAEFLAENCPVPLKRVGINDRFGLSGKAEELLKYFGLMPADLAEAGREVLTRKRP is encoded by the coding sequence ATGATCGCCACCCGCGATGCCTACGGCCAGACCCTGGCCGAACTGGGGGAGGAGAACGGCGGTATCGTCGTCCTCGACGCCGACCTGTCCGGTTCCACCAAGACGTCGGTCTTTGCCAAGAAATTCCCGGACCGTTTCTTCAATATGGGGATCGCCGAGGCCAACATGGTCAGTACGGCCGCGGGCCTTGCCGCGGCGGGCAAGATTCCCTTCGTGTCCACCTTCGCCATCTTTGCCGTGGGGCGGGCCTGGGAGCAGGTTCGCCAGTCGGTGGCCTATCCCAGGGCCAACGTCAAGGTGGTGGCCACCCACGGCGGCATCACCGTGGGTGAGGACGGCGGTTCCCACCAGTCGGTGGAGGATATCGCCATCATGCGGGCGGTGCCGAACATGACGGTCATCGTCCCGGCCGACGGCCCGGAAACGGCCAGGGCAATCCGCGCCGCAGCCGCCCATCGCGGACCGGTCTACGTCCGCCTGGGCCGCAACAAGGTGCCCACCGTCACCTCGCCCGATATTCCCTTCGAGATCGGCAAGGGGGCCCAGCTTGCGGACGGTACGGACCTGACCTTCGTAACCACCGGCCTCATGACCGCCCAGGCCTTGGCCGCCGCGGAGCTTCTGTCCCGTGAGGGGGTTTCCGCGCGGGTGGTCCACATGGCCACCATCAAGCCCCTGGACGGCGAGGTCCTGCTGCGCGCCGCCCAAGAGACCGGTGCCATCGTCACCGCCGAAGAGCATTCCATCGTGGGCGGCCTCGGCGGGGCTGTTGCCGAGTTCCTTGCGGAGAACTGCCCGGTGCCGCTCAAGCGGGTCGGGATCAATGACCGCTTCGGCCTGTCCGGCAAGGCCGAGGAACTGCTGAAATATTTCGGGCTCATGCCGGCCGACCTGGCCGAGGCGGGGCGCGAGGTGCTCACGCGCAAGCGGCCGTGA
- a CDS encoding transketolase, with the protein MDSEKIKQLEETARRLRVDIVKTLHSSQSGHTGGSLSAIDMVTALYFHEMKHDPANPSWPGRDRFVLCKGHAAPALYVALAAAGYFPKEDLMMLRRLGSHLQGHPDSKQTPGVEVCTGSLGQGLSMANGMALGLRLDGSANRVYALLGDGELQEGQVWEAAMAAGHFKLDNLCALIDVNRLQIDGEVEKVMNVEPVTDKFRAFGWNVLDIDGHDMAAIVDALAQAAEAKGRPTAIVARTVKGKGVSFFENKASYHGVAPSDEELPRALECLGEQCYL; encoded by the coding sequence GTGGACAGCGAAAAGATCAAGCAGCTCGAAGAGACGGCCCGGCGGCTCAGGGTCGACATCGTCAAGACCCTCCATTCCTCCCAGTCGGGGCATACCGGTGGTTCCCTGTCTGCCATCGACATGGTGACCGCCCTCTACTTCCACGAAATGAAGCACGATCCGGCCAATCCGTCCTGGCCCGGGCGGGACCGCTTCGTCCTCTGCAAGGGACATGCGGCGCCGGCGCTCTATGTGGCCCTGGCCGCGGCCGGCTATTTCCCGAAAGAAGATCTGATGATGCTGCGGCGTCTCGGCAGCCACCTGCAGGGACATCCGGACAGCAAGCAGACCCCCGGTGTCGAGGTCTGCACCGGATCGCTGGGGCAGGGTCTCTCCATGGCCAACGGCATGGCCCTCGGCCTGCGCCTGGACGGCAGTGCGAACCGGGTCTACGCCCTGCTGGGCGACGGTGAGCTCCAGGAAGGCCAGGTCTGGGAGGCGGCCATGGCAGCCGGCCACTTCAAGCTCGACAACCTCTGCGCCCTCATCGATGTGAACCGCCTCCAGATCGACGGCGAGGTTGAAAAGGTCATGAACGTGGAGCCGGTCACCGACAAGTTCCGCGCCTTCGGCTGGAACGTTCTCGATATCGACGGCCACGACATGGCCGCCATCGTCGACGCCCTGGCCCAGGCCGCGGAGGCCAAGGGCCGGCCCACCGCCATCGTTGCCCGCACCGTCAAGGGGAAAGGCGTTTCCTTCTTCGAGAACAAGGCGTCCTACCACGGCGTCGCTCCCAGCGACGAGGAACTCCCCAGGGCGCTGGAGTGCCTGGGGGAGCAGTGCTACCTGTAA
- a CDS encoding histidine kinase yields MVFRSLTTRVIIILVGLLSVGIGTFTYLNFKREKRQLIAAARENTLLLLNTIERSIYRSMSIGDTQDVQRMLEMVGKSHSKLLGVRIFHPQGVVLKSSLPSEMGGTVPDGDYQLFANSLREGIFVSGSHGEVFGMIKPIYNEEQCHICHGRKRRVIGVLNVNYSLADTNRRINEATRLFLFSTGAIILFSAAAVSLVMVRFVRQPLNRIVESMARVEQGDLTVRMVDGGRDEIGRLITSFDSMVDKLDKAKQELEQYHFQQMERADRLASVGEMAAGIAHEIKNPLAGISAAMTIIRQDFQEEDPRREIIGEVIEQVNRLDKTVNDLLFFGKPTHPEPAPTDLNDVLRKTLLFALQHKGGKNIEKRLELQEPLPLVLVDPKQVQQVVLNLILNAIQAMQETGGTLTVASRIAEREGGLWVRVEVADTGPGIPEPIISKIFTPFFTTKAQGTGLGLAICQKLITQHGGTLHVLSTPATGTVFSIDLPMTEVETGGAA; encoded by the coding sequence TTGGTATTCAGAAGCCTCACAACACGTGTGATTATCATTCTGGTCGGCCTGCTTTCCGTGGGGATCGGCACCTTCACCTATCTCAACTTCAAGCGGGAGAAGCGCCAGTTGATCGCGGCTGCCCGCGAGAATACGCTCCTGCTCCTCAATACCATCGAGCGGAGCATCTATCGCTCCATGAGCATCGGCGACACCCAGGACGTCCAGCGCATGCTGGAGATGGTCGGCAAGAGCCACTCGAAGCTCCTGGGGGTGCGGATCTTCCATCCCCAGGGGGTCGTCCTCAAGTCGTCGCTTCCCTCTGAAATGGGCGGCACGGTGCCGGACGGAGACTACCAGCTCTTTGCCAACAGCCTGCGGGAAGGGATCTTCGTCAGCGGCAGCCACGGCGAAGTCTTCGGCATGATCAAGCCGATCTACAACGAAGAGCAGTGCCACATCTGCCACGGCCGCAAGCGGCGGGTCATCGGGGTGCTCAACGTCAATTACTCCCTGGCGGACACCAACCGGCGCATCAACGAGGCGACCCGTCTCTTCCTCTTTTCCACCGGCGCCATCATCCTTTTCAGTGCAGCAGCAGTCTCCCTCGTCATGGTGCGTTTCGTGCGGCAGCCGCTCAACCGTATCGTGGAGAGCATGGCCCGGGTGGAGCAGGGGGATCTGACGGTCAGGATGGTCGACGGCGGCCGGGATGAGATCGGCCGGCTGATCACCAGTTTCGACTCCATGGTCGACAAGCTCGACAAGGCCAAGCAGGAGCTGGAGCAGTATCACTTCCAGCAGATGGAGCGGGCCGACCGGCTTGCATCCGTGGGGGAAATGGCCGCCGGCATCGCCCATGAGATCAAGAACCCGCTGGCCGGGATATCCGCCGCCATGACCATCATCCGCCAGGATTTCCAGGAAGAGGACCCCCGCCGGGAAATCATCGGCGAGGTGATCGAGCAGGTCAACCGCCTGGACAAGACGGTCAACGATCTTCTCTTCTTCGGCAAGCCGACCCATCCGGAGCCCGCTCCCACCGACCTGAACGACGTCTTGCGCAAGACCCTGCTCTTTGCCCTCCAGCACAAGGGCGGGAAAAACATCGAGAAGCGGCTGGAGCTCCAGGAGCCGCTCCCGCTGGTGCTCGTGGATCCCAAACAGGTGCAGCAGGTGGTGCTCAACCTGATCCTGAACGCCATTCAGGCCATGCAGGAAACCGGGGGCACCCTCACGGTCGCCAGCCGCATCGCGGAGCGCGAGGGGGGGCTGTGGGTCCGCGTGGAGGTGGCCGATACGGGCCCGGGCATTCCCGAGCCGATCATCAGCAAGATCTTCACGCCCTTTTTCACCACCAAGGCCCAGGGGACAGGGCTTGGCCTGGCCATTTGCCAGAAGCTCATCACCCAGCATGGCGGGACCCTCCATGTATTGAGCACGCCCGCCACGGGTACCGTTTTCTCCATCGACCTCCCCATGACCGAGGTGGAGACCGGCGGTGCCGCCTGA